The following DNA comes from Oscillospiraceae bacterium.
CATCCATTTTCCACCTCTTCAAGTGCGCTTTTGTTGTGTCCCAGCGCCTCAACCGCGACTCTCTTCTCTCTATAATTTCCATATAATTTCCACAATTTGAACAAAGGCAGGCCCCACTGTCACACAAACGGCCGCCTCTCTGCAAAGGGTGTCTGTTCATGACACAAGCCACCAGCTCAATCGTAACCATTTACTGTCCGCTTGTCAAGTGTCATTTTGTAAAAAATTTTTGTACGAAGTGCACAAATGCCACAAAATCGATGCGTTACGGACGACAAAACGCCCTCCGCATCTGCGGCCGGAGCCAGCAGCGCATATATTTTCCCGGCGGCAGCGGCAAAAACCCCGCGAATACCTCCAGTATTCGCTTTTCCCCCCACCAAGCAGGCTCGGCGGGGGGGCCTTGCGCATTTTTGCTGCATCTGCCAAAAAAATCAGCTCGATCTTCGGCAGGCACACTTCTGGCATCTGGACCATGAATAAAATGAATGAGAACGGTTACAGTAATGAAAAGTCTCTGCTTGCTGCGATTACATCAATCTGTCACGCAGGCGTGTCGTTAGCAATAGGGCTGTAGACTATAACAAAATCCGGAGGACATTGTGCTGAAACGAATGCTTTTACTGCTGATTATCACCATCATAGCCGGTGGTATTTCTGCCTGCTCCGAAAACGAGGGCGCCGAGCAATCGCCACAACCCTCTGCAGAAATAGATTCGAGCGGGCAAGAGAAATCTTACGAAAATCTTACGACAGAAGTTTGGCGCGCTGCCGACAATACGATCAGCACATGGTTTACCGATGGCACATCGGGGGAAAGCAACGGATTTGAATTGGACAATATGACGTTACTTGTCGGTAAAAATGCCGACGGCAAGGATATTGTTTCGTTGTTGCGCCTGCCCCTTAAAGCAACATGGACTGTCAATGAAATCAGCGAAGCGCGGCTTTTCTTAAGAGTTATCAGAGGTGAGGCGCCCGCTTTCGTCAATGCATGTCTGATAACGCAAATCTGGAATGACAATGAACAGGCTGACATGCTCTCTGGCGTGATAAACAAAACAGCCGCCAAAAAGCTTGAAGTTCAAGCGGAATCCGGTGGCTGGATCAGCATTCCCGTGACAGATTATATAAAAGGCTGGATGAACGGCGAAGCACAAAACTACGGATTGGCAATATTTGGAATATATGATGATGAAGAATTTGTTGTTGTCTCCGGCTATGGTGAAGAGGATGATGATTATCCTTATTTCAAAGTAAGCGGCGCCATTGGACAGCGCGATCTGACATTTGGTAAATTTGGCTATACAGAAACGCCGCTGCCAAGTGCTTTGGAGGACGAAGGCGACAACTGCCTTTCGTACGCTTTGCGGGATACAAATATGATTCTTATCTCTGACCTTGACGCCGACCTCAATAAAATGAGTCAAATATATACGACATCGGGAGAGGATGCCGTTGCGGATTATGTCGCGAAGAGTGTTGAAAACTACGTGAAGGCACATAGGGAAACGTTACAGATTTCCCATTTTAGAAGGCTCAATGATTTCGACTCAGAGATTGACAATCGGGCGGAATATCGGATTGCTTTGCGTGTAGGCTGTAAACCCATAGACGGAGTTGCGGATTTTACTGAAAGAGGTCAGTTTGACTATCACTTTTGGCTGCAGCTTAACGACGGACGTTGGGCACAGAAATTTCCACTGGATCACTCGGAGATTATCCCATACACCGCCCCTGGCCTTTCCCCCGGCAAGTATGATTGGGATTCCGCGTCTCAATGGCTCCCCAAGTTCAAAAATTTTTACACGAGCAAAGTGATATATTTCGCTGTTACCAAGGACACGGATAAATTTACGGAGCATAAATCCGCGGACAATTACCCAGCAATAAGCTACTGAAAAACCGCCAAGCAGGAATCACCTCTGATATTCGTTGTCTCTGGTGTAGCTACAACCGCCGAAGAACTATCTGTGGCCGATAACTCCAAGACGCTTGAATGGCTGAAGTCCCATTTGTAGTTCAGATAAATTTCCATTCTTTCCGATCAGTCCTCACAAAGGAAACCATATCTTTTTCAAAGAATGACGTCAGCTCTTTTTCTACTTTGTCTAACGCTTCGTTTGTGTCCATTTCGACAACAATCCTATTGTTTTGCACATCGACCCACTGTGTATGTCTGCCCTGATATCCATGCTTTGAGAAGATTTCAATTAACCGGTCATTCGCCTCAAGCAAATCGCCATAACTGTATGCAACGCTCTTAATAACGACAGAAAAAGTCTTTCCTGTCAGCGTCGAAAGAGTCCCAAATTTTGAATTGTTCATTTTTTCCATCATGGCAAGGGATTTTGACCCAGCGACATAACAGAGTACGAGTTCGCTCCTGTCATTCTCATTGAGATACATATCGCCGTATTCATTGTCTACATAAGCGTTGTAATCTTCTGCATGAAATCCCTCAAGAACAAGTCCGCTCGGGGTTTCAGACTGTGCCGACTTGATGCGGGTCAACAGTTTTATATCACCATAAGCAGCCGCAAGCGCAGAAAACACTTCTTCCTCAGACAGATAGCCGCCATCATCCGCATATGTCTCTGGCAGCATACTCCCCTTTTCTCCGACAGCTGATGTCACCAACCCCAGCACGAGTACACACAGACACAAAAAAACCGGCATCACTCTCTTCATAAAATATAACCATCCTTCTTTTAATAGGCTAGGGGCCAATCAAGAGAGATTATTTGTTATACTGAGCGCTCTGGATAACCATTCGGATGCCAGCTCTTTCCTGTTGCGAGAGCCGCTGATCCCACTTTTGCTGTGTATAAAAACACACGATAGTTAGTCCATGCTTTGATTTCCCAATATTTCCCTGATTGAATGTCCGCTGCATATGTGGAGGTCTTCTTGTATTCTCTTCCAATTGTAAACCCCATCGATCCTGAAACAGCCGCTTTGACTTCGGCGACATTGTACAGGGTTCCTCCTACACTGGCAGAAGCCGTCATGCTGGTATTCCAGTTGGCTATAGAATTCGTCTCGTATACCTGTGAAAATGAAGCTGGACCGTCAATGACATATCTCTCATACTCGTCAATATATTTACCATCATAGCAGTCTATTTTTGTGACTGAAATGCCCAATATAACTGTTGTTTGAAAGCATGCAGGTGCTTCATTGCCTTCTTCGATGGTCCTGTAGACTATCACACAGTCTGGCAATTCTCCGCGTTCATTGCATTTAACATCACCACTGTCGACAAGTTCCTGAAGGAGCACAGGGTCAGTAATCTTGCTGAGGATTTCAAGGCGGCTGCCGTTGCTTCTATACGCTCTTCACTTGTAATATTTTCGGTGCCCTTGCCCAACGCAAAGGGCACGTCATTGTTGTCGCTACTGATAGACTGCCCATCCTCAAACGCCATAACACTTGACGTAAGCGCCAGACACATACACAGGACAAGAATAAGACTCATAATCTTTCTGAACATAATATGTACCTTTCTTTTCTTCCGAACTTTGATTTTACCAAACAAAACAGATGCCTATTCCTCCCTTACAGTGGCATTATGAAGGAAATTGCATATTCCTTCATAAGCTCAATTCCTCTTTAAAAACTTTATATAAATTACGTCAACCAGTGTTTGCATGTCGTATCCGCGCTTTTGGCAGCGTTTGTAGTCTTTTTTGTCAGCGTTCACGCTCCGTACGATCAAGCTCCAACTTCCTGCGGAACGCCTGCTGCTCTTGCGGCGTGGTGGGGGATGTGACGCGCCTGAACATCTCGTTCATCTTGGCGTATTCCTTGTCAAACGACAACACGCTTGCCTCAATCATTTCCTTGCCGCTTACGCCTGAGAAGTCCACGCAGTATCCGGCACTTTGGGCAAGGTACTCAATGAAGATGCGCTGCGTCCTGCCGTTTCCCTCGCGGAACGGGTGCAGGACGTTTATCTCGCTCAGATAGTAGGTCAATCGCTCCGGCATTTCTCCCGCCGCCGTGTCAAGGAGAAAGTTCTCATTTTTTAGCCTGCCAAAGATGTCCTCGGCATAGCCGGGGATGGCATGGCTCATGCAAAACGGGTTGCCTTTTGAGATATTGACGGTGCGCGGCTTGCCCGCCCAATCGAAAATATCACGGAAGATGGCTCGGTGGATGGCGCAGAGGTGCTTGAAGTCGAGTTTGCCGCACACGGGTTTATCCATTATTCCCGCAACGGTTGCGGCTGTTATCTCTCGCTCGGCTACGGCAAGCGCTGCCCCGTCCGTGATTCCGATTTTGTTTTTCAGCACGGACGAGTTGGGATAGCAGTATCTGCTGTCCCAACTCGTATTCGTAATCATATGTGCTCATAGGCTGTTTCTCTTCTTGGGCTGTGCTTCTGAATCAGTTCCTGCACAGTTTTCTCGACAGTCTTCCTGCCCTCAAAAATATCTCTCAGACGGCTCTTGTCCTCGTCGGTAAGGGGCATACCCTCCATCGCCATCGTCGCGTTTACCTCGCGTATCTTCTGCTCCGTATCTCGCATAACGCACCTGCTTTCTGATTTTAATGATTGCCCGCCTTGAGCGGCTTCAAAGGATTCCCTGCTTTTACTGACAATACGCCGTGCGGCGTCCATAACGTCCTTATCGGGCGTTTCCTGCCCTTGCTCTGCATGAGCGAACGTCGTCAGCAGATAGCTTGGCGCATTGTTCCGCATTATCACCACCGCGCCTGCGTCATCAGCCAGACGCACCACGCGGGAAAAGTTCCTGTTTGCGTCAGTCAGGGAAACGATGTTGTTTGTGTCTACCTTCATGCTTTCATCTCGCCATATATTATACACCCAGTAGGCAAAATACAACCTATTTTTTATCTGGCGCAGCTTCTTTCTTTTAGCTTCGTTCGTGGCAAGCCGAATCGGTCACAAAGATGGTCATTGTAATCCTTGCCGGAGGGCGGCGGCTTGTTGTCCGGCAATGGGTGTTCTTTAAGCCGTGGCGACAACGGAACCTCGTTTTCTACGTCAACCAGCGTCTGCATGTCGTATCCGCGCTTTTGGCAGCGTTTGTAGTCTTTTTTGAATTGCGCGACGTAAACGAGCGTTCTCATTTACTGCTCACTCATTTCTCTGACAAAATCGGCGACGGAAGCCGTCTGTTTCGGTATTCTCCCGCTTCTCATGTCTGCAATTTCACGCAGAGCCGTTATCGTTTCCACATTGGGACGGTTTAAGGAGATTTCAAACGGGATTTTTCCCTGTCGTACCGACTGACGGACAAAAACATTGAACGCAGTCGTCATATTCATGCCAAGCTCGGAAAACAGGCTTTCCGCTTGCTCTTTCAGTTCACGCTCCATGCGGATGCTTAAATTGATTGTATCGGCGTTCACGCAACCAACCCCTTTCACTATTGGTACACGTATTGTAGTACAAAATATGTGCTGTGTCAATATCCCGTACTCAAAAATTACTTAACAGAGGTGATCCCCCTCGGTCCCGCAACGCTCAAGCTGGCGGCGAAGGCCACCGCGTCCGCTCTGGCGGACGAGAACGAACTAAGGCGCGGGCGGCCTAGTAGGCTGTGTCATCTAAAAACCCCGCTGATTGGTAATCTTTTGCTCTGTCATCAAATACAACGACTTCTCCAGAATTGACGTCAATACGTTGTAAATCTCCGCTTCCAGCGCTTGACGCACAGAACAAATATGTGTCTGCATAACCTACTATAGGAAAGTTTGTGGTAGCAAGTTCTCTTGTTTTGCTTGTTGAAAAAGAAAAGCAAAATGTTTGTGTATAGGTTTCTTGAGCGACGGTAGAATAGAAAATTTCATTCTGTGTAAGAATAACATTATAAATATTTTGGGCAGAAAATAAAATCTTTTCATTCTTTCCATCGAGATCGCATTGAATCATTGTATAATCTTTATAACCAATCACTCGTTCATCGTCCATAATCTGAAGTACTTCCATATCAAAAGGCCCATATTCAACAATTGTTTGTGCAATGAAATCGTATATTTGGGGGTTCCCATTTCTGTCAAAAAATTGTATATTCCCTTGAAATTGGTTCAGTCTTTCCCAATGCACATTATCGGCAATAATATTGTGATCATTTTGGATAAGATCACAGGCATTTAAAGTGTATGTATTCTCGGTTGTATCTTCTGTAATATAAAAGAGTATGTTATCGATAATTAAACATTCAGCTACAGTTTTATCGTCAATACCCGGAAGGGTTTCCGCTATTTTTGTTGAAATATCATACCTCAATAAATGATATTTCGTATCGATAAAATACAATTTATTTGAATGAACATTTAATCCATGACTAAAATCAGGATAAATCAACTTTGGGGATGCACCGCCTTGAATTTTGCTGAATAGACCTTGATAAAGATATTCAATCAATTCATTTTCATCATTATCAGAGAGAACAAAAGATTTAAATAAAACCTCATCTCCCAATGCGTTGACAAAAGATGAAAAGGGATTTCTTCCTAAAGAATAATTGTAATCTGTATCGGCGGTATCCCTTCTTGAACATGATGATAAAATCATCACCAGCAATAAAATTGAAGCACAGTATCTCAACATAAAACATTCTCCATTCTAGTGCACTGTATCGTTGACAAGCAGGCAAAATTATTTTATTAACGACGACTGTCCGCCTTCAAAAATCATTCTCCCCTCGCCTTAGGCGGGGGGGGGGGGGATGATTGATTCTATGGCCTGTCGATCTGTAACTCAAAACCGAAGTACGCCAGATATGTCTTCAACAAGGCATCCCTGTCGTGAGCAATGGACGAAGGGAGGATATCCCGGATGTAGTCGTCCTCGTCATAGTCTTTCATGCGCTCCAACAAACCTGGGTACCCTTCGCACATTTTGGCTAAGTACGGGATGTCACCCTTGCCGTCGCCCGAAGGCGGTATTTCAAGAATTTCGGTGCAATGATATGGCCAATAATTGTATTCTTCGTCCTCCCATCCGCACTCGGCCACTTTAAAACGGATTGGCCAGCCAACGCCCATTCTGCTTCCATCATACGCCGGATCTGTGCGGAGCCTGCCGAGACGAATGTCTTCCGTGAGACCACAATAATCCGCCACAGCCATCCGGCAAAGATAGTATATATCTCCATCTTCAGCTTCCCAGCTTTCTACAATGCGCAAGGAGGGGATGAGTAGGTCATTGCCCAGCGCCCGCGCATCTCGACCTCTCATGGAATAATAGGTTACCGCTGTGCGGTGCAAAAAGGCATCCAGCTCCCACTGCGCAGTAATGGGTTCTGGAACTCCTCCAGTGAAGACATCATACATGGGCAGGGGCAAATGGCAGGCACAACCGAAACGTCGCCTGAATCACCGGAGAGAGAAACCGGCTCGGGAGAGCTGGATTCGGATTCGGAAGAGTCAGGGGTAACCGACACTCCAGATAACATCGGTGCACAGGCTGCCAAAGAAGATACTAAACAGACGATCAGCGACAATGCCCACAGCCTTTTGAATTTTGTAGAACACGCGCAGTGAAAACGCACAAACTTAACAACATATTCAATGAATGAACAAGCTTCCATTTCATAATATCCTCGTCAATTCTTGTTTTGTCGCCACATACTCAAGCGGCATTGATCACATCTAAAAGCCACTGAAAAGCCGCCAACCAGAAATCATCTCTGATATTCTAATGTCCCAGGTTGTCTCTGGTATAGCTACAACCGCCGAAAAACTATCTGTAGCCGATAACTCTAAGGCGCTCTAATTCCAACTGTTCTAATGCGGCGGAAGCTTCTTTGACTTGCGCCTCCAACCGATCGATGATCGATTGATCATACTCCAATCCCGCCAACTCAACTTTCTCATAGTATCCATCCAAAGCCAACAATTGGCTTTCCAAAAATTCCTTTTTCGCGGCATACACTTCTAAAAATGCAGGCCCGTCGTCCAAACTGCCAAAATCCATCTTTATTTCATGAATCACGCCTTCATCTTTCTCATCATACGCAACAAAAACGATCTGATAGAAAACATAGTGATATGGTTCTTCAGACAAAGATGTCGATTTAAAAGTTATATGCGCGGCAGCATCTTCGGTAGACACGGAGTCAGACCAAGTCTCCCCGTCTCGGCTGACAGAAACGTCAACGATCACTCTTGTTTTTGGATCATCTATTTCTTTGTCCACAGACAGATCAATCGCGTAAAACCCCTCATCAACTTCTATTCGCCTCGACGTATATACCCCCAACTTTGCGTAATTGCCATAGTACTCGTTTTTATGCTGTGAAGCCTTGTTAACAGCGGCAATCGACAAGACATGATTGCCGTACTCTACATTGGAAACATATATCGCCGCGTCATTTAGAAAATCCGAACGATAGACCAACGCGCTGGATCTGATAACGCTGACTGGGACAGAAATCGCGGAACCTGTGCCCACAAGCAAAAAACTAACCACGAGTACAAACACAAAAATTGATACTTTCCTTTTCATGAATTTCACCTCTTTCATCTGCAGTACTTTGGGTTGAATGGAACCTCAAAACGCACACTGCCTGAGAAGAAGCCACACCTTTCAAGACGCTTGAATGGTTGAAGTCTCATTTATTGTGGCGGTAAATTTCCATTTTTTCTGATCAGCCCTCACAAAGAAAAGCATGTCTTTTTCAAAGAACGGTATCAACTCTTTTTCCACCTTGTCTAATGCTTCACTTGTGCCCATTTCGATAGCGATTCTATTGTTCCGCACATCGATCCCCCATGAATAGATGTCTTCATATTCATGCTTTGAGAGTATTTTTGAAATTATTTCAATTAGACGATCATTTGCCTCAAGCAAATCGCCATAACTATAGGTAACGCTCTTAATAACGAGAGAAAAAGTCTTCCCCGTCAGCGTCGAAAGAGTCCTGAATTTTGAATTGTTCATTTTTTCCATCATGGCAAGGGATTTTGATCCAGCGACATAACAGAGCACGAGTTCGCTCCTGTCATGCTCATTGAGATACATGCCGCCGTATTCATTGTCCATATAAACGTTGTAATCTTCTGCATGAAACCCCTCAAGAACAGGTCCGCTTGGGGTTTCAGACTGTGCCGACTTGATGCGGGTCAACAGTTTTATATCACCATAAGCAGCCGCAAGCGCAGAAAACACTTCTTCCTCAGACAGATAGCCGCCATCATCCGCAGATGTCTCTGGCAACCTACTTTCCCTTTCTCCAGCAGCAGATGTTGTCAATCCCAACATGAGTATACACAGACACAAAAAAACTGACGTCACTTTCTTCACAAGACATAACCATCTTTCTTTTAATAGGTTAGGAACCAATCAAGAGATCAGGGCTCATAAGTTCTGCGTTTTTAAAGACAATCGCCGGCGAGTCAATCACCGCTTCCCTGTACAGCGTAACTTTTTCTTCATCCAGAGAAAAGATAGCCACCTTTACACAGTTTTCGATGATATTTATATTGACCGCCATCACTTGAAATGTCGTGAGGTTTCCATCTTTACTTTTCTTTTGTCCGCTCATATTTTCCGGCCTTGACAAGAGTTTTTCAAGATTACATAACGTGTAGTAAGAATACTCCGCCTTCTGAAATACAATCAAATCTTCAGTTTCCTCTGAGACGGAAAGAAGTTCGCGTTTGGCCCTCGTCAACTCCTCGGGCAATGCGGGGGCCAGAAGAAGGATGATTTTCCCATGCACTTCGCTCCAATAACCGCCGGCAAACACTCCATCATAATCTGTCTGGCTGGACGGTGGGATGCCATCAGTTTCCGAAAATAGAGGGATGCCATACTGGATCGTCAGGCGTTTAAAGACCAAAGAAGCTCGCTCTTGCAAACTGATGATCTCTTCTTGATGCAGAATCTTTTGATCTATCTCCGCCAACGGATGTTCGAGCTCTTCCTTTTCCCCAAAAGCGTTCAACCCCAAAAATGCCTCCTTGTCTGTGTATCCCGCACACCCATGCACTGCACCCCAAAGCGCTATGATACATGTCAATACAACAAGATGTAAAAAACGTCTCAAAGGCCCTCACTCCCGTGTGTAAAAAATTTTTTACACAAATACATGCCTCGGCTATCAAAGCCTCGCTCACTGCTGACCGGCGACTTATTCCGCCATCGCTACCACCTCGCGCGTCAAGCTGGCGCGCAGAAAACCCCTTATTGCTGCCTTCAGAGCGCTTAATCCGGACGCATCCGGCTGTGGAGCGCATCGGATTCGGCCACAAGCCGCGTGGTATCCGGACAAGGTCCGGCCCCTCAAGATTAAGATATAATGATTTGGTTCAGATGTCAAGAAGAATCGAACCGCCACATCACGATGGATGCAAATCGCAGGTTGTGCCACTTGCCGCCATTCAGCCACGCGTGTACAACTTCTTCAGTCAGGACCATCTTTTTCGCCTGTGGGACTGCGGCCGGATACAACCGCGCCCGAATGTCCGCATTGGATTTTTTCTTGAGGTGCCGGCTGTGTTGCCCGGACGCCACGCGATTCGTTGATCCCTTTTGCTTAACTTTACACCCGCTTCTTACAAACTACAGGCTCCCACACAGTCTGTTCCCTTGTGTCTCTTCTTTGATGATTATACCTCTTCGCTACCGCTATGCGCGCCTGTACTTGATGCTTACGAGATAAACACAGCAAAAAAGTGGTGAAATTTTTTCTTACCACTTTTTTGCTGTGTTTATCTATGCTTTTATTTACTTCGCGCATAACTGCGGCGCACGCCGCTCGATTATGAGCGACTTAGTCAAGTAAAAAAGCCGCCAAAATGGCAACTTTTTTACAAAAACCTGCTGTTTTTCTCAGCTGCGTTACTTCACCTATGACCTAACCGTCTGAACGATTGTGATTAGCCAAACGCATTTATTATACGACTTCCTTTCACCAGCATTGTCCCTGTCGAACCATCTGATGATCTATTAATTCCAACAATAAGATTTGTCCTTCCTCCATCGGCAGTCCCACCGATGGCGCCACCTCCGCTATCACCAGGTTGAACGCCTTTATCGACCCAAATATTATCAGTATAAGTAACTCCATCAATTTCAAACATTCCATTTGTTGAAAGTACTTCTGCAAAACTAATAGTGCCAGACACAAATCCGCGCAAAGTAATATACGCCCCTATTGCTGGGAGAGTCGAACTTATCTCATCTGATCTTGT
Coding sequences within:
- a CDS encoding DNRLRE domain-containing protein, which encodes MLKRMLLLLIITIIAGGISACSENEGAEQSPQPSAEIDSSGQEKSYENLTTEVWRAADNTISTWFTDGTSGESNGFELDNMTLLVGKNADGKDIVSLLRLPLKATWTVNEISEARLFLRVIRGEAPAFVNACLITQIWNDNEQADMLSGVINKTAAKKLEVQAESGGWISIPVTDYIKGWMNGEAQNYGLAIFGIYDDEEFVVVSGYGEEDDDYPYFKVSGAIGQRDLTFGKFGYTETPLPSALEDEGDNCLSYALRDTNMILISDLDADLNKMSQIYTTSGEDAVADYVAKSVENYVKAHRETLQISHFRRLNDFDSEIDNRAEYRIALRVGCKPIDGVADFTERGQFDYHFWLQLNDGRWAQKFPLDHSEIIPYTAPGLSPGKYDWDSASQWLPKFKNFYTSKVIYFAVTKDTDKFTEHKSADNYPAISY
- a CDS encoding Fic family protein — protein: MITNTSWDSRYCYPNSSVLKNKIGITDGAALAVAEREITAATVAGIMDKPVCGKLDFKHLCAIHRAIFRDIFDWAGKPRTVNISKGNPFCMSHAIPGYAEDIFGRLKNENFLLDTAAGEMPERLTYYLSEINVLHPFREGNGRTQRIFIEYLAQSAGYCVDFSGVSGKEMIEASVLSFDKEYAKMNEMFRRVTSPTTPQEQQAFRRKLELDRTERER
- a CDS encoding type II toxin-antitoxin system YafQ family toxin — translated: MRTLVYVAQFKKDYKRCQKRGYDMQTLVDVENEVPLSPRLKEHPLPDNKPPPSGKDYNDHLCDRFGLPRTKLKERSCAR
- a CDS encoding type II toxin-antitoxin system RelB/DinJ family antitoxin; translated protein: MNADTINLSIRMERELKEQAESLFSELGMNMTTAFNVFVRQSVRQGKIPFEISLNRPNVETITALREIADMRSGRIPKQTASVADFVREMSEQ